From a region of the Rhipicephalus microplus isolate Deutch F79 chromosome X, USDA_Rmic, whole genome shotgun sequence genome:
- the LOC142777211 gene encoding ras-like GTP-binding protein Rho1, producing the protein MCFSIDSPESLENIPEKLTHEVRHFCPNMSIILVGNKKDLRSDPHTLRELAKMKQKPVAPEEGRTMAEKINAYGYLECSAKTKDGVREVFEIKARAALQVKRLKKTKCVLL; encoded by the coding sequence ATGTGTTTCAGCATCGACTCCCCGGAGTCTCTGGAGAACATCCCGGAGAAGTTGACGCACGAGGTGCGCCACTTCTGCCCCAACATGTCCATCATACTCGTGGGGAACAAGAAGGACCTGCGCAGTGACCCTCACACGCTGCGGGAGCTTGCGAAGATGAAGCAGAAGCCCGTGGCACCGGAGGAAGGGCGCACCATGGCGGAGAAAATCAACGCCTACGGCTACCTTGAGTGCTCTGCCAAGACCAAGGACGGTGTGCGTGAGGTGTTTGAGATTAAAGCGAGGGCCGCCCTGCAGGTCAAgaggctgaagaagacaaagtgcGTTCTGCTCTAG